In Eucalyptus grandis isolate ANBG69807.140 chromosome 4, ASM1654582v1, whole genome shotgun sequence, the following proteins share a genomic window:
- the LOC120292914 gene encoding berberine bridge enzyme-like 8: MGTSFPNSKTLYLFSLLVLFIGSFSSPSKAFANESLTQCLINHSQPSHPITSAIYTPNKSSYSNVLQSYIRNLRFNTSDTPKPALILTALHESHVQAAIVCTQKLSVQMKIRSGGHDYEGISYVSISSPFFILDMFNLRSVDVDIEAETAWVQAGATLGEVYYGIGAKSKVHGFPAGVCPTLGVGGHFSGGGYGNMMRKYGLSVDNIVDACIINVNGEILDRESMGEDLFWAIRGGGGASFGVVLAYKINLVRVPETVTVFSVPRTWERNATEVVYKWEQVAPKLHEDLFIRLTMDVVNGTKAGEKTIRATFIALFLGDAQRLLSLMSNSFPELGLRSSDCIEMSWVESILFWTNFPIGTPANALLSRTPQVLTHLKRKSDYVKQIIPKDGLELIWRRMIELERPMLTFNPYGGKMGEIPATNTPFPHRAGNLWKIQYATNWDENGDEAARHYIKLTRKLHRYMTPFVSKNPREAFLNYRDLDLGINHNGDESYEEGRVYGVKYFKGNFNRLVEIKTKVDPGNFFRNEQSIQFSPVKRK; the protein is encoded by the coding sequence ATGGGAACTTCATTTCCAAACTCCAAAACCCTCTACCTCTTCTCACTCCTAGTGTTGTTCATAGgttcattttcttcaccttcTAAAGCCTTTGCAAACGAAAGCCTAACCCAATGCCTCATAAACCATTCCCAACCTTCGCACCCAATAACCTCAGCCATATACACACCCAACAAATCTTCTTACTCAAACGTTCTTCAATCTTACATACGAAACCTGCGCTTTAACACCTCGGATACGCCGAAACCCGCTCTCATCCTCACCGCACTCCATGAGTCACATGTGCAAGCTGCCATCGTTTGCACCCAGAAGCTCTCGGTCCAGATGAAGATCCGAAGCGGAGGCCACGACTACGAGGGCATATCCTACGTCTCCATCTCCTCGCCTTTCTTCATCCTTGACATGTTCAATCTCCGTTCGGTTGATGTCGACATCGAGGCTGAGACGGCATGGGTCCAGGCAGGGGCCACCCTTGGTGAGGTCTACTATGGTATAGGTGCGAAGAGCAAGGTCCATGGCTTTCCTGCCGGGGTTTGCCCCACCCTAGGCGTCGGTGGCCACTTCAGTGGTGGCGGCTATGGCAACATGATGAGGAAGTACGGGCTCTCCGTCGACAACATAGTCGATGCATGCATAATCAACGTCAATGGGGAAATACTGGATAGGGAATCCATGGGAGAAGACCTCTTTTGGGCCATAAGAGGCGGAGGTGGTGCGAGCTTTGGCGTCGTCCTCGCTTACAAGATCAACCTTGTCCGAGTCCCTGAGACAGTGACCGTCTTCAGTGTCCCAAGGACGTGGGAGCGAAACGCAACCGAGGTCGTGTACAAGTGGGAGCAAGTGGCGCCCAAACTGCATGAGGATCTCTTCATAAGGTTGACAATGGACGTGGTCAATGGAACAAAGGCCGGAGAGAAAACAATAAGAGCCACGTTTATCGCGCTTTTCCTTGGAGATGCTCAAAGGCTTCTTTCCTTGATGAGCAATAGTTTTCCCGAGCTAGGCTTGCGGAGCTCAGATTGCATCGAAATGAGTTGGGTCGAGTCCATACTTTTCTGGACCAATTTCCCGATCGGGACTCCAGCCAATGCTTTGCTTTCGCGCACACCGCAAGTCTTGACACATTTGAAGAGAAAGTCCGACTACGTGAAGCAAATCATACCGAAGGACGGATTGGAGCTCATTTGGAGGAGGATGATCGAGCTAGAAAGGCCGATGTTGACCTTCAACCCTTATGGAGGCAAGATGGGCGAGATTCCAGCGACCAACACCCCGTTTCCGCATAGGGCCGGGAACCTATGGAAGATACAGTACGCGACAAATTGGGATGAGAACGGGGACGAAGCGGCACGACATTACATCAAGCTGACAAGGAAGCTCCATCGTTACATGACGCCCTTTGTGTCGAAGAACCCCAGAGAAGCGTTCTTGAATTATAGGGACCTTGATTTGGGAATTAATCACAATGGAGACGAGAGCTATGAGGAAGGGAGAGTGTATGGGGTCAAGTACTTCAAGGGCAATTTCAACAGGTTGGTGGAGATAAAGACCAAAGTCGATCCTGGTAATTTCTTCAGAAATGAACAGAGCATTCAGTTCTCCCCagtaaaaagaaagtga
- the LOC120292913 gene encoding berberine bridge enzyme-like 8 — translation MGTSFPNSKTLYLFFLIVLFIGSFSSPSKAFANESLTQCLINHSQPSHPITSAIYTPNKSSYSNVLQSYIRNLRFNTSDTPKPTLILTALHESHVQAAIVCAQKLSVQMKIRSGGHDYEGISYVSISSPFFILDMFNLRSVDVDIEAEMAWVQAGATLGEVYYGIAAKSKVHGFPAGVCPTVGVGGHFSGGGYGNMMRKYGLTVDNIVDARIINVNGEILDRESMGEDLFWAIRGGGGASFGVVLAYKINLVRVPQTVTVFSVPRTWEQNATEVVYKWEQVAPQLHEDLFIRLTMDVVNGTKAGEKTIRATFIALFLGDAQRLLSLMSNSFPELGLRSSDCIEMSWVESTLFWTNFPIGTPADALLSRTPQVLTHLKRKSDYVKQIIPKDGLELIWRRMIELERPMLTFNPYGGKMGEIPATNTPFPHRAGNLWKVQYATNWDENGDEAARHYIELTRKLYRYMTPFVSKNPREAFLNYRDLDLGINHNGDESYEEGRVYGVKYFKGNFNRLVEIKTKVDPGNFFRNEQSIQFSPVKESEVPNK, via the coding sequence ATGGGAACTTCATTTCCAAACTCCAAGACTCTCTACCTCTTCTTCCTCATAGTGTTGTTCATAGgttcattttcttcaccttcTAAAGCCTTTGCAAACGAAAGCCTAACCCAATGCCTCATAAACCATTCCCAACCTTCGCACCCAATAACCTCAGCCATATACACACCCAATAAATCTTCTTACTCAAACGTTCTTCAATCTTACATACGAAACCTGCGCTTCAACACCTCCGACACACCAAAACCCACTCTCATCCTCACCGCACTCCATGAATCCCATGTGCAAGCTGCCATCGTTTGCGCCCAGAAGCTCTCAGTCCAGATGAAGATCCGAAGCGGAGGCCACGACTACGAGGGCATATCCTACGTCTCCATCTCCTCGCCTTTCTTCATCCTTGACATGTTCAATCTCCGTTCTGTCGATGTCGACATTGAGGCTGAGATGGCATGGGTCCAGGCAGGGGCCACCCTCGGTGAGGTCTACTATGGGATAGCGGCAAAGAGCAAGGTCCATGGCTTTCCGGCTGGGGTTTGCCCCACGGTGGGTGTTGGTGGCCACTTCAGTGGTGGCGGCTATGGCAACATGATGAGGAAGTACGGGCTCACCGTCGACAACATAGTTGATGCACGCATAATCAACGTCAATGGGGAAATACTGGATAGGGAATCCATGGGAGAAGACCTCTTTTGGGCCATAAGAGGTGGAGGTGGTGCGAGCTTTGGCGTCGTCCTCGCTTACAAGATCAACCTTGTCCGAGTCCCCCAGACAGTGACCGTCTTCAGTGTCCCTAGGACGTGGGAGCAAAACGCGACCGAGGTCGTGTACAAGTGGGAACAAGTGGCGCCCCAACTGCATGAGGATCTCTTCATAAGGCTGACAATGGACGTGGTCAATGGAACAAAGGCCGGAGAGAAAACAATAAGAGCCACGTTTATCGCGCTTTTCCTTGGAGATGCTCAAAGGCTTCTTTCCTTGATGAGCAATAGTTTTCCCGAGCTAGGCTTGCGGAGCTCAGATTGCATCGAAATGAGTTGGGTCGAGTCCACGCTTTTCTGGACCAATTTCCCGATCGGGACTCCAGCCGATGCTTTGCTTTCGCGCACACCACAAGTCTTGACACATTTGAAGAGAAAGTCCGACTACGTGAAGCAAATCATACCGAAGGACGGATTGGAGCTCATTTGGAGGAGGATGATCGAGCTCGAAAGGCCGATGTTGACCTTCAATCCTTATGGAGGCAAGATGGGCGAGATTCCCGCGACCAACACCCCATTTCCACATAGGGCCGGGAACCTATGGAAGGTACAGTATGCGACAAATTGGGATGAGAACGGGGACGAAGCGGCACGACACTACATCGAGCTGACGAGGAAGCTCTATCGTTACATGACGCCCTTCGTGTCGAAGAACCCGAGAGAAGCGTTCTTGAATTATAGGGACCTTGATTTGGGAATTAACCACAATGGAGACGAGAGCTATGAGGAAGGGAGAGTGTATGGGGTCAAGTACTTCAAGGGCAATTTCAACAGGTTGGTGGAGATAAAGACCAAAGTCGATCCTGGTAATTTCTTCAGAAATGAACAGAGCATTCAGTTCTCCCCAGTAAAAGAAAGTGAAGTGCCCAACAAATAA